One part of the Tenacibaculum sp. 190130A14a genome encodes these proteins:
- a CDS encoding GNAT family N-acetyltransferase, with protein MIFETERLVVRKLKLTDIEGFFELESNPKVLQYATGEVKTKKECQIELVELIEKYEKKDNDFWIYTIERKQDLTFIGTFALIKDEEGNDEIGYRFIERFWGNGYATEICEGLIPYCKSIGMKKLIGCVVDVNVASAKILKRFGFKEIEKFVSEDIGLPETKYELIL; from the coding sequence ATGATTTTTGAAACTGAAAGATTAGTAGTTAGAAAACTAAAACTAACTGATATTGAGGGGTTTTTCGAATTGGAAAGTAATCCTAAAGTATTACAGTATGCTACTGGAGAAGTAAAAACTAAAAAAGAGTGTCAAATTGAACTTGTTGAATTGATTGAGAAGTATGAGAAAAAGGACAATGATTTTTGGATTTATACGATTGAAAGAAAACAAGATCTAACCTTTATAGGAACGTTCGCCTTGATAAAAGATGAAGAAGGAAATGACGAAATAGGGTATCGTTTTATTGAAAGATTTTGGGGAAATGGGTATGCTACAGAAATATGTGAAGGACTGATTCCATATTGTAAATCTATTGGAATGAAAAAACTGATAGGTTGTGTAGTAGATGTGAATGTTGCTTCTGCCAAGATTTTAAAGCGATTTGGGTTTAAAGAAATCGAAAAATTTGTAAGTGAAGATATCGGTTTACCAGAAACAAAATATGAACTTATTTTATGA
- a CDS encoding antibiotic biosynthesis monooxygenase has protein sequence MIVDNLKPPYYAVIFTTTVTNTLEGYVETAERMEALAKQQKGFLGIESARAAIGITVSYWESLDAISNWKNNIEHTEARDLGREKWYKKYQLRICKVEREYGFEQ, from the coding sequence ATGATTGTAGATAATTTGAAGCCTCCGTATTATGCCGTTATTTTTACGACAACAGTTACTAACACTTTGGAAGGGTATGTTGAAACGGCAGAACGAATGGAAGCCTTAGCCAAGCAGCAGAAAGGTTTTTTGGGAATTGAATCTGCTCGTGCTGCAATCGGTATTACAGTTTCTTATTGGGAAAGTTTAGACGCTATTAGCAATTGGAAGAACAATATAGAGCATACAGAAGCTAGAGATTTAGGAAGAGAAAAATGGTATAAAAAATACCAATTAAGAATATGTAAAGTTGAACGAGAATACGGTTTTGAGCAGTAA
- a CDS encoding DUF4442 domain-containing protein, protein MYATLSRILKKFFKESTIFKYGFNVSPMYRRSTGKICAVSEDLLRARVKIPISYKNRNYVGSIFGGSLFSATDPVFMIQLMNVLGNDYVVWDKEATIKFKRPATQDAYVDFIFTEEEIQEIKERVVTEKEINLNKEIKITNKDESTVFAEVSKVIYIADKVYYKNKRKKK, encoded by the coding sequence ATGTACGCAACACTATCAAGAATTTTAAAGAAGTTTTTTAAAGAGAGTACTATTTTTAAATATGGGTTTAATGTATCTCCAATGTATCGAAGATCCACAGGTAAGATATGTGCTGTTTCTGAAGATTTATTAAGAGCACGGGTGAAGATTCCAATATCTTATAAAAATAGAAATTATGTGGGGTCTATCTTTGGAGGGAGTTTATTTTCGGCCACAGACCCTGTGTTTATGATTCAGTTAATGAATGTTTTAGGGAATGATTACGTGGTTTGGGACAAAGAAGCAACCATAAAATTTAAACGACCTGCGACCCAAGATGCATATGTCGATTTTATTTTTACCGAAGAAGAAATTCAAGAAATAAAAGAAAGGGTTGTAACTGAAAAAGAAATCAATTTAAATAAAGAAATTAAAATAACTAACAAAGACGAATCAACCGTTTTTGCCGAAGTATCAAAAGTAATTTACATTGCAGATAAAGTCTATTATAAAAACAAACGTAAGAAGAAGTAG
- a CDS encoding ABC transporter substrate-binding protein has product MQIKSIIKTNVRRSSLILIAFVLLFSCTKRKATYSDTEVFRYNEHSNITSLDPAFAKDQRNIWAVNQLYNGLVVLDDSLHVKPAIAKEWNISEDGKHYQFTLRNDVFYHKHSLFGKDSTRKVNAKDFEYSFNRLLDKDVASPGGWVLQNVESFTAENDSVFSMQLKQPFPPFLGLLAMKYCSVVPKEAVAYFGNTFRANPIGTGPFQFKLWVENTKLVLRKNPLYFEKDNKGNQLPYLEAVAVTFLPDKQSEFLQFIQGNIDFMKSLDASYKDDILNTDGTLKEKYASRIIMQTGAYLNTEYLGIYLDGELETPTKSKLIRQAINYGFDREKMIKFLRNGIGTPATSGFIPNGLPSFNNQKGYSFNPEKARKLITQYKEETGDKNPKITVTTNSNYLDLCEFIQRELQKIGLDTKVDVIPPSTLRQGKASGKLPVFRASWIADYPDAENYVSLFYSKNFTPNGPNYTHFKNETFDELYEQSIKEVAVDKRYKLYQKMDSIIIEEAPIVPLYYDEVIRFRQKNVKGLGINPIDLLDLRRVKKD; this is encoded by the coding sequence TTGCAGATAAAGTCTATTATAAAAACAAACGTAAGAAGAAGTAGTTTAATCTTAATTGCATTTGTATTGCTTTTTTCTTGTACTAAGAGAAAAGCAACCTATTCAGATACAGAAGTCTTTCGTTACAACGAACATTCGAATATTACCTCTCTAGATCCTGCCTTTGCCAAAGATCAAAGAAATATATGGGCAGTAAATCAATTGTATAACGGTTTAGTAGTGTTAGATGATAGCTTACATGTAAAACCAGCGATAGCTAAAGAATGGAATATTTCTGAAGATGGAAAACATTATCAATTTACTCTGAGAAATGATGTTTTTTATCATAAGCATTCATTATTTGGAAAAGACTCAACAAGAAAGGTAAACGCAAAAGATTTTGAATATTCTTTTAATAGATTATTAGATAAAGATGTGGCCTCACCAGGGGGGTGGGTATTGCAGAATGTGGAGTCATTTACAGCGGAGAACGATTCGGTGTTTTCTATGCAGTTAAAACAACCGTTTCCTCCATTTTTAGGATTATTAGCAATGAAATATTGTTCTGTAGTACCTAAAGAAGCTGTAGCTTATTTTGGAAATACCTTCAGAGCAAACCCCATCGGTACAGGACCGTTTCAATTTAAATTATGGGTAGAGAATACAAAATTAGTTCTTCGTAAAAACCCGTTGTATTTTGAAAAGGATAATAAAGGAAATCAGTTGCCTTATTTGGAAGCCGTTGCGGTTACTTTTTTACCTGATAAACAAAGTGAGTTTTTACAGTTTATTCAGGGAAATATTGATTTCATGAAGAGTTTGGATGCTTCCTATAAAGATGATATTCTAAATACGGATGGTACGTTGAAAGAAAAGTATGCTTCCAGAATAATCATGCAAACAGGAGCCTATTTAAACACGGAATACTTAGGGATTTATTTAGATGGAGAGTTAGAAACACCTACAAAATCAAAATTGATTAGACAGGCCATAAATTATGGTTTTGACCGAGAGAAGATGATTAAGTTTTTAAGAAATGGTATTGGTACACCTGCCACAAGTGGATTTATACCTAACGGACTCCCTTCTTTTAATAATCAGAAAGGGTATTCTTTTAATCCAGAAAAGGCAAGAAAACTAATTACCCAATATAAAGAAGAAACAGGAGATAAGAATCCAAAAATTACAGTTACTACCAATAGTAATTATTTAGATTTATGTGAATTTATTCAAAGAGAATTACAAAAGATAGGACTTGATACAAAAGTAGATGTAATACCGCCTTCAACGTTACGACAAGGAAAAGCGAGTGGAAAGCTTCCAGTTTTTAGAGCAAGTTGGATTGCAGATTATCCCGATGCAGAAAATTATGTATCTCTTTTTTACAGCAAGAATTTTACACCTAACGGACCAAATTATACCCATTTTAAAAACGAAACGTTTGATGAATTGTATGAACAATCTATCAAAGAAGTAGCTGTTGATAAACGCTATAAATTATATCAAAAAATGGATAGTATTATTATTGAAGAAGCTCCTATAGTGCCTCTGTATTATGATGAGGTGATACGATTTAGACAAAAGAATGTAAAGGGCTTAGGAATAAACCCAATTGATTTATTAGACTTAAGAAGAGTAAAGAAGGACTAA
- a CDS encoding YggS family pyridoxal phosphate-dependent enzyme: protein MDSIVNNLNTIYKRIEYACKKVNRTPDEVRLLLATKTVSIEKIRFAIEQGVPLIGENKVQELKQKTNAIVDLQPDIHFIGHLQSNKIKEVIKWASCIQSIDRLSLAEKLHKRLTLENKTIDVYIQVNTSFEESKFGAKPKDTIALVQEVAKFNNINIKGLMTIGLLSSESKEIRKCFRLLKQLQKDINSLQIPNVRIDELSMGMSNDLEIAIEEGATIVRVGTAIFGERIYPDSYYWNESKN, encoded by the coding sequence ATGGATAGTATTGTAAATAATTTAAATACAATTTACAAAAGAATCGAATACGCTTGTAAAAAAGTAAACAGAACTCCGGATGAAGTTCGTCTATTACTTGCTACTAAAACGGTAAGCATTGAAAAGATACGTTTTGCCATAGAACAAGGTGTACCTCTTATAGGCGAAAACAAAGTTCAAGAGTTAAAGCAAAAAACCAACGCTATAGTAGATTTACAACCAGATATACATTTTATAGGCCACTTACAAAGCAATAAAATTAAAGAAGTTATCAAATGGGCAAGTTGTATTCAATCTATTGATCGTTTATCATTAGCAGAAAAACTACACAAGCGATTAACTCTTGAAAATAAAACCATTGATGTTTATATTCAAGTAAACACATCTTTTGAAGAAAGTAAATTTGGTGCAAAACCAAAAGATACTATTGCCTTAGTACAAGAAGTAGCCAAGTTTAATAACATCAACATTAAAGGCTTAATGACCATAGGTCTCTTGAGTTCAGAATCTAAAGAGATTCGTAAATGTTTCCGTCTTTTAAAACAGCTTCAAAAGGATATCAATTCTTTGCAGATTCCTAATGTTCGTATAGACGAACTTTCCATGGGAATGAGTAATGATTTAGAAATTGCCATTGAAGAAGGTGCAACCATTGTAAGAGTTGGCACCGCTATTTTTGGAGAACGCATCTATCCTGATAGTTACTATTGGAACGAATCTAAGAATTAG
- a CDS encoding ATP-binding protein — MNTFTFHPEETTIELGKIQLNSINEKIIQQLLKEYAHVAILNKYKLTVDNKLLLYGHTGCGKTTTAKAIAKKLNKKIVILNLSAVVSSKLGETAKNISEVFKKAIKERAVLFLDEFDYIGNARNYDNKDSHEMKRLVNTIIQLIDFLPNNILLIAATNYSSTIDSALLRRFQLKLKFEAPNKSDLDKYYQQLLQEFPDEFRDINRVYDISYAEAKDIVHRDIKSKIIEKEELKTTLENG; from the coding sequence ATGAACACATTTACTTTTCACCCTGAAGAGACAACGATTGAATTAGGTAAAATTCAGTTAAACAGCATTAATGAAAAAATCATTCAACAACTATTAAAAGAATATGCACATGTTGCTATTTTAAATAAATATAAACTTACCGTTGATAATAAACTTCTATTATATGGACATACAGGTTGTGGTAAAACAACAACTGCCAAGGCCATCGCCAAAAAACTCAACAAAAAAATAGTTATTCTTAATCTTAGTGCTGTAGTATCTTCAAAATTAGGTGAAACAGCCAAAAACATTTCAGAGGTGTTTAAAAAAGCTATTAAAGAAAGAGCTGTACTTTTCTTAGATGAGTTTGACTACATCGGAAATGCTAGGAATTATGACAACAAAGATTCTCACGAAATGAAACGATTAGTTAACACCATCATACAGCTAATAGATTTTCTACCAAATAACATTTTACTAATAGCGGCCACTAACTATTCTTCTACTATAGACTCCGCTTTACTTAGACGCTTTCAATTAAAATTAAAATTTGAGGCTCCAAATAAGTCAGATTTAGACAAATATTACCAACAACTTTTACAGGAATTCCCAGATGAATTTCGAGATATTAATCGAGTATATGATATATCCTATGCAGAAGCAAAAGACATCGTTCATCGTGACATAAAAAGTAAAATAATTGAAAAAGAAGAATTAAAAACTACACTAGAAAATGGATAG
- a CDS encoding MarR family winged helix-turn-helix transcriptional regulator, translated as MKSPFNLDHQNSSIESKIVVALERISEAFRVLLWNESKENSLSPIQIQILIFLRFHSEDKCKVSYLADEFNMTKATISDSVKVLLKKELIQKFTNPSDTRSYLIGLTNKGTQVAEKSSNFTFNIEKPLTTLPEAQKKEILAGLLKVIYQLNQTGVITIQRMCFTCSYYERTDNEHFCKLLQTKLTSKELRVDCPEHEYKK; from the coding sequence ATGAAATCTCCTTTTAACTTAGACCATCAAAATAGTTCAATTGAAAGTAAAATAGTGGTAGCTTTAGAGCGAATCTCTGAAGCTTTTAGAGTACTGCTTTGGAATGAAAGTAAAGAAAACTCTTTAAGTCCTATTCAAATTCAAATCCTTATTTTTTTGCGCTTCCATTCAGAAGATAAATGCAAGGTAAGCTACTTAGCTGATGAGTTTAATATGACGAAAGCCACCATTAGTGACAGCGTAAAAGTTTTATTAAAAAAAGAATTGATTCAGAAGTTTACTAATCCTAGCGATACCAGGAGCTATTTAATTGGTTTAACGAACAAAGGAACACAAGTTGCAGAAAAATCTTCCAACTTCACTTTTAATATTGAAAAACCTTTAACCACATTACCAGAAGCACAAAAAAAAGAGATACTGGCAGGTTTGTTAAAAGTTATTTATCAATTAAATCAAACTGGTGTCATAACTATTCAAAGAATGTGTTTTACTTGTTCTTATTATGAGCGTACTGATAATGAACATTTTTGTAAACTTTTACAGACTAAACTTACATCGAAAGAACTAAGGGTTGATTGTCCTGAACATGAATATAAAAAATAG
- a CDS encoding DUF2024 family protein, which yields MNVAVWDTYVTKKDGSIMHFDIIVPSTLKNTNVIFNYGKEYLKTKGLESLDLSSKECVFCHVEALKPAWENIIKDKGYFIYEIENCN from the coding sequence ATGAATGTAGCAGTTTGGGATACCTATGTAACTAAAAAAGATGGTAGTATCATGCATTTTGATATTATTGTTCCGTCTACGCTTAAAAATACCAATGTGATATTTAACTATGGTAAGGAATATTTAAAAACAAAAGGGTTAGAAAGCCTTGACCTATCTTCAAAAGAATGTGTATTTTGCCATGTAGAAGCCCTTAAGCCAGCATGGGAAAACATTATAAAAGATAAAGGGTATTTTATTTACGAAATCGAAAACTGTAATTAA
- a CDS encoding thioredoxin family protein, whose product MNKSIFYHAGCPVCISAEHDIINLIGSENVEIVHFGEDKSRIAEAEKAGVTSVPALLTPNGNVLHINFGASMQDVKG is encoded by the coding sequence ATGAACAAGTCTATTTTTTATCATGCAGGATGTCCTGTTTGCATTAGTGCTGAACACGACATCATAAATTTAATCGGATCTGAAAATGTTGAAATAGTACATTTTGGTGAAGATAAAAGCCGCATTGCCGAAGCAGAAAAAGCCGGTGTAACCTCTGTACCAGCATTATTAACACCTAATGGAAATGTATTACACATTAACTTTGGTGCTTCAATGCAAGATGTAAAAGGATAA
- a CDS encoding cystathionine beta-synthase — protein sequence MQSNTVLNYISNVVQNMPADWLKLTTHRLDIYNEELAKTEFLEQFNTLFEANNFQTEVLSELPTAYDYIRLGHPLSSVLEWALGKVYNTNPTNVISFSSKTTPILAVLRKNLLANKNTRIVYTNQLPSCFDIDVVKKVYNYQFDVIKINNLEELSEFDGTTILVSEQENVCDFSISPKVDFYINTHANLGSILLVNGEQNESYVSEIQHVRRRETIAMTPSNTVIALQQLTGQSIHDSSFDTANNRNKVLETIKEITKSNSKAVVGSSGLSIQYAIVMGLIDHALENHPGKAIKIVVPPNCYGGTNDQARRVAACLDNVDVMDLPVDGGNNMVQSVNVVLDKIAQEDAVPYIIAEIPTNPRVEVPNLLELKEVLSATRTTPSGNNAIEPVFILDQTFCPNVNFLGDNEILSSVKTIAYVSGSKFPSGGKCTAGFCVANQKAASLMDKIEKHIQLCDNEATELQLELLAEQLPSMVQRIDDAYKNTRSFVNYIEEVLPTAKINFVSEELAAQGFTPSVFSLDLPTKGDSEEEREAYKRALNLKLINLMITKIPNESKYCVSYGQLKGCYWTIPATSTQGTTKEGDKDYIARVAISPDLDLELHKKVFLEFVESI from the coding sequence ATGCAAAGTAATACTGTGCTCAATTATATTTCAAATGTTGTTCAAAATATGCCGGCTGACTGGCTAAAATTAACAACACACCGATTAGATATTTACAACGAAGAATTAGCTAAAACAGAGTTTTTAGAACAATTCAACACCTTATTTGAAGCAAACAATTTTCAAACAGAGGTTTTAAGTGAATTACCTACCGCTTATGATTACATCAGACTTGGACATCCTTTATCTTCTGTTTTAGAATGGGCTTTAGGAAAAGTATACAATACCAATCCTACGAATGTAATTAGTTTCTCTTCTAAGACCACTCCTATTTTAGCGGTTTTAAGAAAAAATTTATTGGCTAACAAAAACACTCGAATTGTATATACGAATCAATTACCAAGCTGCTTTGATATTGATGTAGTTAAAAAAGTATACAATTATCAATTTGATGTAATAAAAATAAACAACTTAGAAGAGCTTTCTGAATTTGATGGAACTACTATTTTGGTTTCTGAACAAGAAAATGTTTGTGATTTTTCAATTTCACCGAAAGTTGACTTTTATATCAATACGCATGCTAATTTAGGTAGTATCTTATTGGTAAATGGTGAACAGAATGAATCGTATGTTTCAGAAATTCAACATGTAAGAAGAAGGGAAACAATTGCCATGACTCCATCTAATACTGTAATTGCTTTACAACAATTAACTGGACAATCTATTCACGATAGTTCTTTTGATACAGCAAACAATCGTAATAAAGTATTAGAAACTATTAAAGAGATTACAAAATCAAACTCAAAGGCAGTAGTAGGTTCTAGCGGGCTTTCTATTCAATATGCTATTGTAATGGGATTGATTGATCATGCCTTAGAAAATCATCCTGGAAAAGCAATTAAAATTGTAGTTCCTCCAAATTGTTATGGTGGAACTAACGATCAAGCAAGACGTGTGGCAGCTTGTTTAGACAACGTAGACGTTATGGACCTACCTGTTGATGGTGGAAACAATATGGTGCAAAGTGTTAATGTCGTTTTAGATAAAATAGCTCAAGAAGATGCTGTTCCTTATATTATTGCAGAAATTCCAACCAATCCTAGAGTTGAAGTTCCTAATCTTTTAGAATTAAAAGAAGTGTTAAGTGCTACTCGTACTACTCCTTCTGGAAACAATGCTATTGAACCTGTATTTATTTTAGATCAAACATTTTGTCCGAACGTAAACTTCTTAGGAGATAACGAAATACTATCTTCTGTAAAAACCATCGCTTATGTAAGTGGATCTAAGTTTCCGAGCGGAGGTAAATGTACTGCTGGTTTTTGTGTTGCGAACCAAAAAGCTGCTAGCTTAATGGACAAGATAGAAAAGCACATTCAACTATGCGATAATGAAGCTACTGAACTTCAATTAGAGTTATTGGCAGAGCAATTACCTTCTATGGTACAACGAATTGATGATGCCTATAAAAACACACGTTCTTTTGTAAACTATATAGAAGAGGTATTACCTACTGCTAAAATCAATTTTGTTTCTGAAGAATTGGCAGCCCAAGGATTTACTCCTTCCGTATTTTCTTTAGATCTTCCAACTAAAGGAGATTCCGAAGAGGAAAGAGAAGCTTATAAAAGAGCATTGAATTTAAAGTTGATTAACTTAATGATTACTAAAATACCTAACGAAAGTAAGTATTGTGTAAGCTACGGACAGTTAAAAGGATGTTATTGGACCATCCCTGCAACTTCAACCCAAGGAACCACGAAAGAAGGAGATAAAGATTATATTGCTCGTGTAGCTATCTCTCCTGATTTAGATTTGGAGCTGCATAAAAAAGTTTTCTTAGAATTTGTAGAAAGTATATAA
- a CDS encoding alpha/beta hydrolase-fold protein, with protein sequence MKHLLAILSLLVFHTSIAQSNYTEVINKATKIAQQEDTLKYNSTLKLLDTAFKKYPDSINGTGLYYASIMASSLKLKDKAFSYLIPLVKMEKDDQGYPGWSFALDSYAQKDYKNLLNDDRWKSLTAIAKKDSITFFEKLKTQQTEFFQTSTINLSNINNPKKLYKSIHKYNTYLPKKQQNYSISLKINNSTESAYLVHLPKHYNPRKKYPVLFFLHGAVRFTEFHKYRIPEITLGGWNKYYTKYGDLSNVILIFPGANKEYNWMLSNKGFYMIPEILKSVKKALNIDDNKVFISGHSNGATGSFSYLMKQPTLFAGFYGFNTQPKVFTGGTFVENGTNRSFVHFSTDQDYYYPPKANDDFTKLMTRINENYQEYRYKGFPHWFPEFKESEPAYKILFNHLEERKRDPFPKQISWEFDDNTYGDIDWISNIKLDTLQSKAQWHKNLNFKITEWLSYNNNDSLVSKKVDKKAFDFPRKSGKVKARYANNSFHIQTSCISTFKINISPEMVNLNKKVKIYINGKIYFDKKVKYNRIFMLEEFLKNGNRTQIWVNQIKLKV encoded by the coding sequence ATGAAACATTTATTGGCAATACTTTCCTTACTAGTCTTTCATACTTCAATTGCTCAAAGTAATTATACTGAGGTTATCAATAAAGCCACTAAAATTGCTCAACAAGAAGACACCTTAAAATATAACTCAACTTTAAAACTACTAGATACTGCCTTTAAGAAATACCCTGATAGTATTAATGGAACAGGTTTATACTATGCTTCTATCATGGCCTCTAGCCTTAAATTAAAAGACAAAGCTTTTTCTTATTTAATACCTTTAGTGAAAATGGAAAAAGATGATCAAGGATATCCTGGATGGAGTTTTGCTTTAGATTCATACGCTCAAAAAGATTATAAAAACTTATTAAATGATGATCGTTGGAAAAGTTTAACAGCAATAGCTAAAAAAGATAGTATTACTTTTTTTGAAAAACTTAAAACTCAACAAACAGAATTTTTTCAAACTTCAACTATTAATCTTAGCAACATAAACAATCCTAAGAAATTATATAAATCAATACATAAATACAACACGTATCTGCCTAAAAAACAACAGAATTATTCGATTTCATTAAAAATTAATAATAGTACCGAAAGTGCTTACCTCGTTCACTTACCTAAACATTATAATCCTCGTAAAAAATATCCTGTGTTGTTTTTCTTACATGGAGCAGTTCGTTTTACTGAGTTTCATAAATACCGAATACCGGAAATTACTTTAGGTGGTTGGAATAAATACTATACCAAATATGGAGATCTTAGTAATGTTATTCTAATTTTTCCAGGTGCTAACAAAGAATATAACTGGATGCTTTCGAACAAAGGTTTTTATATGATACCCGAAATCTTAAAATCAGTAAAAAAAGCACTCAATATTGATGATAATAAAGTTTTCATTTCAGGTCATTCAAATGGAGCAACCGGTTCTTTCTCTTATTTAATGAAGCAACCTACACTATTTGCAGGTTTTTACGGGTTTAATACACAACCAAAGGTTTTTACCGGTGGAACCTTCGTTGAAAACGGTACCAATCGTTCATTTGTTCACTTTTCAACAGATCAAGATTATTATTACCCTCCTAAAGCGAATGATGATTTTACTAAATTGATGACTCGAATAAACGAAAACTATCAGGAATATCGATATAAAGGATTTCCTCATTGGTTTCCAGAGTTTAAGGAATCTGAACCAGCCTACAAAATTCTATTTAATCACTTAGAGGAAAGAAAAAGAGACCCTTTTCCTAAACAAATATCTTGGGAGTTTGATGACAATACCTATGGAGATATAGATTGGATATCAAACATAAAGTTAGATACTCTACAATCGAAAGCCCAATGGCATAAAAATTTAAATTTTAAAATAACCGAATGGTTATCATATAACAACAATGACAGTTTAGTAAGCAAGAAAGTTGATAAGAAAGCCTTCGATTTTCCTAGAAAATCTGGAAAAGTAAAAGCACGATATGCCAATAATTCCTTTCATATACAAACATCTTGTATTAGTACTTTTAAAATCAATATTTCACCCGAAATGGTGAACCTAAATAAAAAAGTAAAAATTTATATTAATGGGAAAATCTACTTTGATAAAAAAGTAAAATACAATCGTATTTTTATGTTAGAAGAGTTCCTAAAGAATGGAAATAGAACACAAATATGGGTAAATCAAATAAAACTCAAAGTTTAA
- a CDS encoding helix-turn-helix domain-containing protein, with the protein MEKETFETFKPKNELVKKYVNYYYLDIKPDNLTTTFQCFPHFNTTISLYSSHERLADGEMVFIEKSKPFQIFTPVREKVLRVKQSGKVYRIVIVFNPLGIQQFYRDLNFNEFIFNHDFFTSSELNEIFSTTHASILSTKLDDFLLKRLVSFEHPFLEKSLQYIFNSYENFSVIKMSNEIGVSRQHLNRVFKSNIGISLKKFHEIVLFRKTINNKLFENTNETFTELAHRFNFSDQPHFNKTYKNLTEHSPKKFFDKGTKLGKEDTFWHL; encoded by the coding sequence ATGGAAAAAGAAACTTTTGAAACGTTTAAACCGAAAAACGAACTTGTTAAAAAGTACGTCAACTACTATTATCTTGATATAAAACCAGATAATTTGACTACTACATTTCAATGTTTTCCTCATTTTAATACTACAATTTCACTGTACTCATCTCATGAAAGATTGGCCGATGGAGAAATGGTTTTTATTGAAAAATCAAAGCCTTTTCAAATTTTCACCCCAGTTAGAGAAAAAGTACTTAGGGTAAAGCAGTCTGGAAAGGTTTATAGAATAGTTATTGTTTTTAATCCGTTAGGCATTCAACAGTTTTATAGAGACTTAAATTTTAACGAGTTTATTTTTAATCATGATTTTTTTACTTCAAGCGAATTAAATGAAATTTTCTCAACGACTCATGCATCTATACTATCCACAAAATTAGATGATTTCTTGTTAAAACGATTGGTAAGCTTCGAACATCCCTTTCTTGAAAAATCTCTTCAATATATTTTTAACTCGTACGAGAATTTCTCTGTAATAAAAATGTCTAATGAAATTGGAGTGAGTAGACAACACCTAAATCGAGTCTTTAAAAGTAACATTGGAATTTCTCTTAAAAAATTTCATGAAATTGTCTTATTCAGGAAAACTATAAACAATAAACTTTTTGAAAACACCAATGAAACCTTTACTGAGTTAGCACATCGTTTCAACTTTAGCGACCAACCTCATTTTAATAAGACCTACAAAAACTTAACAGAACATTCACCTAAAAAATTCTTTGACAAAGGAACCAAACTTGGCAAAGAAGATACTTTTTGGCATCTTTAA
- a CDS encoding N-acetyltransferase translates to MIIRQENHYDFKAVFKLIEEAFKNEPFSDQKEQFLVERLRKSDAFIPELSLVAEIDNIVVGHILVTKLKIKNETNVFDSLALAPVSVLPKFQAQGIGGKLILEAHKNAKELGHTSIVLLGHAHYYPKFGYKQAHTFGIKLPFEVPKENCMVIELIENGLKGVQGIVEYPKEFSE, encoded by the coding sequence GTGATTATACGTCAAGAAAATCATTATGATTTTAAAGCTGTCTTTAAATTAATTGAAGAAGCCTTTAAAAATGAACCTTTTAGTGATCAAAAAGAACAATTTCTGGTAGAGCGTTTGCGAAAATCAGATGCTTTTATTCCTGAATTGTCTTTAGTCGCTGAAATTGATAATATTGTTGTGGGGCATATTTTAGTGACTAAACTGAAAATTAAAAATGAAACGAACGTTTTCGATTCATTAGCTCTTGCTCCTGTATCTGTTTTACCAAAATTTCAAGCGCAAGGTATTGGAGGAAAATTAATTTTAGAAGCTCACAAAAATGCTAAAGAATTAGGACACACATCTATTGTATTATTAGGGCATGCACATTACTATCCTAAATTTGGTTACAAACAAGCACATACCTTTGGAATTAAACTACCTTTTGAGGTTCCTAAAGAAAATTGCATGGTTATTGAACTAATAGAAAATGGGTTGAAAGGTGTTCAAGGTATTGTTGAATATCCAAAAGAATTCAGCGAATAA